One genomic region from bacterium encodes:
- a CDS encoding MBL fold metallo-hydrolase codes for MTTAAVNQRVWTVEELHRRLLARERFQLIDLRAPEEYAAWRIETPTPGTSTNVAMTAILETGGRDDPRAALRLWAGQRLPENLDRTAPVALVCAKGVTSSLAAEVLRDSGWEAYGLQGGMSAWAAHYHFCPIVESDTLSLYQCQRPARGCLGYVIAAQGEAIVVDPLRHMAPYLRFLESRSLRAAVIVDTHGHADHLSGGRMLAQATGAPYFLHPYDAIHPVDVLSGDLPFEYLREGQTLRCGDVRIEVLHVPGHTLGNLSLLVDGRYLLSGDSIFIASIARPDLGGHPESWAELHYRSLRRLLALPDETIVLPGHFSAFSESDGAGAFARALGELRQTNAGLRMAAGDLPAFVDYIRRTLPPAMPAYVEIKRVNAGLIAADPDQADTLETGRNVCALAHG; via the coding sequence ATGACCACCGCCGCTGTCAACCAACGCGTCTGGACTGTCGAGGAGCTCCACCGCCGCCTGCTGGCGCGCGAGCGCTTCCAGCTGATTGACCTGCGCGCGCCGGAAGAGTATGCCGCCTGGCGCATCGAGACACCGACGCCCGGTACTTCCACCAACGTCGCGATGACCGCCATCCTCGAGACCGGTGGCCGCGATGATCCGCGCGCCGCGTTGCGGCTGTGGGCGGGACAGCGCCTGCCGGAGAATCTGGATCGTACGGCGCCGGTCGCGCTGGTCTGCGCCAAAGGCGTCACCTCGTCGCTTGCGGCCGAGGTCCTGCGCGACTCCGGGTGGGAAGCGTACGGTCTCCAGGGCGGCATGAGCGCCTGGGCGGCGCACTACCACTTCTGCCCGATTGTCGAATCCGACACCCTTAGTCTGTACCAATGCCAGCGTCCGGCGCGCGGCTGCCTTGGTTATGTGATCGCCGCTCAAGGCGAGGCGATCGTCGTGGACCCCTTGCGACACATGGCGCCCTACCTGCGTTTCCTTGAGTCGCGAAGTTTGCGCGCGGCCGTCATTGTCGACACACACGGTCATGCCGACCATCTCAGCGGCGGGCGGATGCTGGCGCAGGCGACCGGCGCCCCCTACTTTCTGCATCCGTACGATGCCATCCATCCGGTCGATGTGCTGAGCGGCGATCTGCCTTTCGAATACCTGCGCGAGGGCCAGACACTGCGATGCGGCGATGTCCGCATCGAAGTCCTCCATGTGCCCGGGCACACACTCGGCAATCTGTCGCTTTTGGTCGATGGCCGTTACCTGCTCTCCGGTGACAGCATCTTCATCGCCTCGATTGCCCGTCCCGACCTCGGCGGCCACCCCGAATCCTGGGCCGAACTGCACTACCGCTCGCTGCGCCGTCTGCTGGCGTTGCCGGATGAGACGATTGTCCTGCCCGGACACTTCAGCGCATTCTCCGAGTCCGACGGCGCCGGCGCCTTTGCACGCGCGCTGGGCGAATTGCGGCAGACCAACGCCGGTCTGCGGATGGCCGCAGGCGACCTGCCCGCCTTCGTCGACTACATCCGCCGCACACTGCCCCCGGCCATGCCCGCCTATGTCGAAATCAAACGCGTCAATGCCGGCCTGATCGCCGCCGATCCCGACCAGGCCGACACGCTGGAAACCGGCCGCAATGTCTGTGCCCTCGCGCACGGCTGA
- a CDS encoding DNA polymerase — protein sequence METIDPLRWLFLDLNSYFASVEQELNPRLRGKPVGILPIMAESSCCIAASREAKKFGIKVGTSPAEARRLAPDCVFVESRPQRYVEYHHRIIEAVQTCVPVDKVHSIDEMACRLDASQRSVEAAVALARRIKGVMRERVGTVLTCSIGLAPNKWLAKVATDMQKPDGLTVICPGDLPDILYPLEPQDLPGIGPRMNRRLLARGITTVRQLCALRRDEMRHLWGGVVGERFWYWLHGHDIPDVVTHNSSLGHSHVLPPSMRHEAGAYAIVQKLLHRAALRLRYNHWWCTGLYVQVSFFNERSWSVKATFAECQDTLTLLHTLKQLWQGRPDFARDKALSVGVTLFGLVPDRLHNYSLFEDTRRLALSEAIDRINARWGRDTTYFAGVLPAKEHAPTRVPFSSIPAECDWA from the coding sequence GTGGAGACCATCGATCCCCTGCGCTGGCTTTTCCTCGACCTGAACTCGTATTTCGCGTCGGTCGAGCAGGAGTTAAACCCGCGTTTGCGCGGCAAGCCGGTGGGTATTTTGCCGATCATGGCGGAATCGTCCTGCTGCATCGCCGCCAGCCGTGAGGCCAAGAAGTTCGGGATCAAGGTGGGGACCTCGCCGGCGGAGGCGCGACGGCTGGCCCCGGACTGTGTCTTTGTCGAGTCGCGGCCGCAGCGCTATGTCGAGTACCATCACCGGATTATCGAGGCGGTGCAGACCTGCGTCCCGGTCGACAAGGTGCACTCAATCGACGAGATGGCCTGCCGTCTGGACGCCTCGCAGCGCTCGGTTGAAGCGGCGGTCGCTCTGGCGCGACGAATCAAGGGCGTGATGCGGGAGAGGGTCGGAACGGTGCTGACCTGCTCGATCGGGCTGGCGCCGAACAAGTGGCTGGCCAAGGTCGCCACCGACATGCAGAAGCCGGATGGACTCACGGTGATCTGTCCCGGTGACCTGCCCGATATCCTCTACCCGCTGGAGCCGCAGGACCTGCCCGGCATCGGGCCGCGGATGAACAGACGTCTGTTGGCGCGGGGCATCACCACGGTGCGGCAGTTGTGCGCGCTGCGTCGTGACGAGATGCGGCATCTGTGGGGCGGGGTTGTCGGCGAGCGGTTCTGGTACTGGCTACACGGCCATGACATCCCGGATGTGGTGACGCACAACAGTTCGCTGGGGCATTCGCATGTCCTGCCCCCATCGATGCGCCATGAAGCGGGAGCCTATGCGATCGTGCAGAAGCTCCTGCACCGCGCGGCGTTGCGTCTGCGCTACAATCATTGGTGGTGCACCGGGCTTTATGTGCAGGTGTCGTTTTTCAACGAGCGCAGCTGGAGCGTCAAGGCGACCTTCGCTGAATGCCAGGACACGCTGACGCTGCTGCACACGCTCAAGCAGTTGTGGCAGGGGCGTCCCGATTTCGCCCGCGACAAGGCGTTGTCGGTCGGGGTGACGCTCTTCGGGCTGGTGCCCGACCGTCTGCACAATTACTCCCTCTTCGAGGACACGCGCCGCCTGGCGCTCTCCGAGGCGATCGACCGGATCAATGCGCGCTGGGGGCGTGACACGACCTACTTTGCTGGCGTGTTGCCCGCCAAGGAGCATGCGCCGACGCGGGTGCCATTTTCCAGCATCCCGGCCGAGTGTGATTGGGCATAG
- a CDS encoding penicillin-binding protein activator LpoB, whose amino-acid sequence MKRSINTPTVAVFLATALLVVAGCSSRTVVTRVDTEEQIDLSGRWNDTDSRLVSEEMIRDCLNHPWLSEHMTAKAKKPVVIVGAIRNKSQEHIPVGTFVGDIERAYVNSGKVQVVASAVERDDLRSEKRDQRINATEETLKAMGREVGADYMLIGEINQIIDSEKGEKVSYYQADLTLVDIETNVKAWLGQKKIKKYIGRSEYKP is encoded by the coding sequence ATGAAACGTTCAATCAACACACCGACTGTGGCAGTCTTCCTCGCGACGGCGCTCCTTGTGGTCGCCGGTTGTTCCTCGCGGACCGTCGTGACCCGCGTCGATACCGAAGAGCAAATCGACCTCTCCGGCCGTTGGAACGACACCGACTCGCGCCTGGTCTCCGAGGAGATGATCCGCGATTGCCTCAATCACCCGTGGCTCTCCGAGCACATGACCGCCAAGGCGAAAAAGCCGGTGGTGATCGTCGGGGCGATCCGCAACAAGTCGCAGGAGCATATCCCGGTCGGCACGTTCGTCGGCGATATCGAACGCGCCTATGTCAACTCCGGCAAGGTGCAGGTGGTCGCCTCGGCGGTCGAGCGCGACGATCTCCGTTCGGAAAAGCGTGATCAGCGCATCAACGCCACCGAGGAGACGCTCAAGGCGATGGGACGCGAGGTCGGCGCCGACTACATGCTGATCGGCGAGATCAACCAGATCATCGACTCCGAAAAGGGCGAGAAGGTCTCCTACTACCAGGCCGACCTGACGCTTGTCGACATCGAGACGAACGTCAAGGCCTGGCTGGGCCAGAAGAAGATCAAAAAGTACATCGGCCGCTCCGAGTACAAGCCGTGA